The genomic window AACTTTGCGAGCATTGAGCCTGACGCGATCGATGTTTTGGCGGAGCGCGGCGTGCGGCTGATCGGTGTGGATGTACCCTCCGTTGACAAGGCGACAAGCAAAACGCTCCCCGCGCATAAGCGCTGTCGGGAGCGTGAAATTCTTATTCTTGAGAATCTGCGCCTAGAGCATGTTCCGGACGGCGACTATGAGTTGATCGCACTGCCGCTTCGCATCGCAGGCGGCGACGCTTCACCGGTGCGCGCTGTGTTGCGCATGTATGCCGAGACGAAAGACATGACGTGATATGCGCAGATTAGGGGTGTATGCGACCGAGACCGACGGCGTTGACGCCGACGCCGTGATTGTATACGAGATCGCCGCCCAAGTGACCGACATAGGTCAACAGCGCGAGTCCGATCAGAGACAGGATCAGCGACGGTCCAAAGACGCGCCCGCTTCTTTTGTAGCGTGTCATCAAGCGCACAACCCACGCGGCGAGAAAGACAATGCCGGTCAGTTCTCCGAAGGAAGCGTGTGTGTGGATCAGCGCGGCAGTTTGCGGAGTCAACTTGTCAGCGTTCTCGCTGAGCGAACCGGCGACACCTGCGGCGATCGTTGCAAGCACCCCGAGCCCGAGCATGATAAACCCTGCGCGCTCATAGAATTCGCTTTTTGAAAAGAATGCAATCAAGTCCGCGAGTACGGCGAGGTACAGAATGGCGATCGTAAAGTGTACGACCATCGGGTGAATGGTTGTCGGGATAAACATGTAAAGAATGTGGTACACAGACGCGAGCATGGTAAACCCCCAGAATGGTTTTGGTCATACTTCTCTCTGCGAGATTGCAAGAACCGAAATCTATCCTATCACGAAATCCTGACAGATGACTGGACATGTTACAATTTTTTTTCTTGCGGGCAACTCGCTGGCGTGGGATAATACGGCGTAGACAGGGGAGCCCTGTCAGATGTAGAGGAGATGAGTTGAGATGAGCAGAGCGCAGCCTGCAGTTTTTTCCTATGCCACAAAAGGTGGCGCCACCGTTTTGCGAAGCGTTCGCGAAATCCCGGTTGAGGGAGCGCTCGATCGCATTCTTGCTGCGCTTGACACGCGGCGAGGCGCGCTTTTTTCGAGCAGTTACGAATACCCTGGCCGCTATACGCGGTGGGAATTCGGTTTTGTCGATCCGCCCCTTCTTGTCGAAGCCAAAGAGCGAACATGCACACTTCGCGCCCTCAATGCGCGCGGTGCGTGTATGCTTCCCATTCTCTCAGACGTTCTAAAAACGCTTGACGCCGTCTTAGAACTTACGGTTCACGAGACGGAATTGATCGCGACGATTGCGCGTCCTGCGCAGTTTTTCCCAGAAGAAATGCGCAGCCAACAGCCTTCGGTGTTTTCTGTGGTTCGCGCGATTCAAGATGCATTTTATTCTTCCGAAGATGAACACCTCGGGCTCTATGGCGCATTTGGCTATGACCTGGTTTTTCAATTTGAAGAGATCGCAAAGCGGCAAACGCGCGATGATTCGCAATCTGACATGATTCTCTATTTGCCAGACCATCTTGTGGTGGTGGATCATCGTCTCGATCACGCCATGGAGATTCAGTACGATTTTTTGTTCGGTACAGTCGATACGCGAGGAATCGCTGGTGGAGGAGCGTCCTACACGCTTGAACGCACGCGGGACGTCCGTCGGGGCAGTGACCATGCCGATGGGCAATACGCGGCGCAAGTGAGACGGGCTGCGGAGTATTTTCGGCGCGGTGACCTGTTTGAAGTTGTGCCCGGACAAACCCTGTCTGAGCCGTGCGATGTTTTGCCTTCTGAACTTTTTACGCGCCTCAAACAAAAGAATCCGAGTCCATACGGCTTTCTTCTTCATCTGGGACGGGAGCATTTGATCGGTGCGTCACCAGAGATGTATGTGCGGGTGGAGGGTCGGCGCGTGGAAACGTGCCCGATCTCTGGGACGATCAAACGGGGGCGCAACCCGCTTGAAGACGCGGACAATATTCGCGAATTGCTTAACTCGCGCAAGGATGAGTCAGAACTCACGATGTGCACCGATGTGGATCGCAATGACAAGTCGCGCATCTGTGAGCCGGGCAGTGTGCGCGTGATTGGTCGTCGTCAGATCGAGATGTACTCGCGCGTGATCCATACGGTTGACCATGTCGAAGGGATTTTGCGCGACGGGTATGATGCGCTCGACGCGTTTCTTACACACATGTGGGCAGTGACAGTCACAGGTGCGCCAAAACGCGCGGCGATTCAGTTTCTAGAAGAGCACGAGTTGTCACCGCGGCGCTGGTATGGAGGCGCCGTCGGAAAGCTCGGATTTAACGGTGACATGAACACGGGACTCACGCTGCGCACGATTCGGCTTGAAAACGGAGTCGCCGAGGTGCGCGTTGGCGCGACACTGCTCGCAGACTCTGACCCGGAGGAAGAAGAGCGTGAGACACGAACAAAGGCATCCGCGTTGCTTGATGCGATCCGCGATGAAAAAGGTGCGCTACAAAATGTGAAGAGACATTCGCAAGTAGGCGCTGGTCTTACTGTACTCTTGGTGGATCATCAGGATTCGTTTGTACACACGCTCGCTAATTACATTCGTCAGACGGGTGCAAAGGTGGTGACGCTTCGGTCTGGTTTTGCCGAAACGCTGCTTGATGAGATTGCGCCGGATCTCGTCGTGCTCTCACCCGGCCCCGGAACGCCCTCGGATTTTCGGTTGAACGATACGCTGACTGTCGTCTGTTCGCGCCAGTTGCCTGTGTTTGGCGTGTGCCTTGGCCTTCAGGGAATTGTTGAATACGTTGGCGGGACACTTGATGTTTTGAAGGAGCCGATGCATGGGAAACCGTCACAGATCCAGGTGGTGGCGCCCGATGCGCTTTATGACGGTCTTCCTGACACGTTTCAGGTCGGGCGCTATCACTCGCTCTATGCGCGCGAAGATTCTCTGCCAAGCAGTCTTGTCGTCACGGCGCGCTCGGATGATGGTGTGATCATGAGCGTGCGCCATCGCGATTTACCGATTCTCGCGGTGCAATACCACCCGGAGTCGATTTTGACGATGGCCGAGGATCACGGGATGCGCTTGATTGAGAATGCGATTTATGCGCTCAAGCGAACGAGTGAGCTTGCTTTGAAATTGTAGCAGGAGCGCCAGTTGTACAGGTATAAAGTATGGTGAGTGATCAAAATGGCCCGAAGTGCTCGTTTGAGCGCTTCGGGCCAACACATGGTTGCCGATCAGGTGCGCGCAGGGCGCACGTCGCGTCCGAGTGTGAGCACGATGAGGAGCCCGATGAACGTGATCACAAAGAAGATGGAGAAGATGACGCTAAAACTGGTGTGGCTTGCGATAAGCGTTCCAACGAGAAAGGGTGCGAGAAAGCCGCCAATTTTGCCGACACCCATTGCAAAGCCAAGACCTGTGCCGCGAACTTCGATGTCATACTGTTCTGCGGAAAAGATGTAGGTTGCGCCCCACGCACCGAGGTTGCTGAAATTGAGGAGAAGGCCAAAGATCAGGAGTTGCGAGATGCCAGTCGCCAAACCGAACAGGAGTGCGGAGACTGCGCTTACGAGTGAAAAGAGAATCAGCGTCCATTTGCGACCGATCCGTTCAACAAGCCAGGCAGCGCTCAGATAGCCGGGGAGTTGCGCCAGGGCCATGATGAGCACGTAGCCAAAACTGTGAATCAGGGAGAATCCTTTTAGTGTAAGAACGCTTGGCAGCCAGATGAACATGCCATAATACGCGAAATTTGCAGTAAACCAGATCACCCACAGCACGATCGTGCGTGCGCGCAGCGGACGGGAATAGAGACGGCCAAGGTTTGTCGCCAGGGTTACGGAAGGTTTGCGCGACAGGAAGTGAGGCGTCTCGGGAAGTGCCCGGCGCAAGTAGAGTGTGTAGAGCGCGGGCAAGACGGTGATTGCGAATGCGGCGCGAAAGCCAAAGGTTGGGATGATCAAAAAACCGATCAATGCGGCAACGACTGCGCCGACGGCCCAAAAGGATTCGAGATAGACGGTGCGTTTTCCGCGCA from Ferroacidibacillus organovorans includes these protein-coding regions:
- a CDS encoding DUF2231 domain-containing protein; amino-acid sequence: MLASVYHILYMFIPTTIHPMVVHFTIAILYLAVLADLIAFFSKSEFYERAGFIMLGLGVLATIAAGVAGSLSENADKLTPQTAALIHTHASFGELTGIVFLAAWVVRLMTRYKRSGRVFGPSLILSLIGLALLTYVGHLGGDLVYNHGVGVNAVGLGRIHP
- a CDS encoding anthranilate synthase component I; this encodes MSRAQPAVFSYATKGGATVLRSVREIPVEGALDRILAALDTRRGALFSSSYEYPGRYTRWEFGFVDPPLLVEAKERTCTLRALNARGACMLPILSDVLKTLDAVLELTVHETELIATIARPAQFFPEEMRSQQPSVFSVVRAIQDAFYSSEDEHLGLYGAFGYDLVFQFEEIAKRQTRDDSQSDMILYLPDHLVVVDHRLDHAMEIQYDFLFGTVDTRGIAGGGASYTLERTRDVRRGSDHADGQYAAQVRRAAEYFRRGDLFEVVPGQTLSEPCDVLPSELFTRLKQKNPSPYGFLLHLGREHLIGASPEMYVRVEGRRVETCPISGTIKRGRNPLEDADNIRELLNSRKDESELTMCTDVDRNDKSRICEPGSVRVIGRRQIEMYSRVIHTVDHVEGILRDGYDALDAFLTHMWAVTVTGAPKRAAIQFLEEHELSPRRWYGGAVGKLGFNGDMNTGLTLRTIRLENGVAEVRVGATLLADSDPEEEERETRTKASALLDAIRDEKGALQNVKRHSQVGAGLTVLLVDHQDSFVHTLANYIRQTGAKVVTLRSGFAETLLDEIAPDLVVLSPGPGTPSDFRLNDTLTVVCSRQLPVFGVCLGLQGIVEYVGGTLDVLKEPMHGKPSQIQVVAPDALYDGLPDTFQVGRYHSLYAREDSLPSSLVVTARSDDGVIMSVRHRDLPILAVQYHPESILTMAEDHGMRLIENAIYALKRTSELALKL
- a CDS encoding MFS transporter; the encoded protein is MNAAPSARRLLFASGIGMLFDSMDVGLLGFIIAALFVAWHIQPIEAGWLSSITLIGMAIGSATVGFLSDRIGRKRAFLITILLYSIASGLSALAGGIGVLLILRFFTGLGLGGELPVATAYVLESSPPEVRGKRTVYLESFWAVGAVVAALIGFLIIPTFGFRAAFAITVLPALYTLYLRRALPETPHFLSRKPSVTLATNLGRLYSRPLRARTIVLWVIWFTANFAYYGMFIWLPSVLTLKGFSLIHSFGYVLIMALAQLPGYLSAAWLVERIGRKWTLILFSLVSAVSALLFGLATGISQLLIFGLLLNFSNLGAWGATYIFSAEQYDIEVRGTGLGFAMGVGKIGGFLAPFLVGTLIASHTSFSVIFSIFFVITFIGLLIVLTLGRDVRPART